From Zalophus californianus isolate mZalCal1 chromosome 16, mZalCal1.pri.v2, whole genome shotgun sequence, one genomic window encodes:
- the ZNF18 gene encoding zinc finger protein 18 isoform X1: MPVELGQALVLPPRLAKAEDAPFSEPDAAPRGELSNPEAARQLFRQFRYQVMSGPQETLRQLRKLCFQWLRPEVHTKEQILEILMLEQFLTILPGEIQMWVRKQCPGSGEEAVTLVESLKGDPQRLWQWISIQVLGQEILSEKMESASCQVGEVERHIEVGPQELGLQDSPCGLLEPPSHPVKEESDMEQELVVAATPPPGPPEERLIRDQDFGASFLQAAPLEQWRHLDSTQKEQYWDLMLETYGKMVSGGISSSKSDLTNSTEYGEELVGLHLPVGEKIPRPTCIGDRQENDKENVNLENCRGQEASDVSCQASGEAPSQASLGGLVCEDEPRCFGEGDSLPEALENLQGEGPASQLSPHGRNSGKQHLANPHPEELSLLWLEEKREASPKGQPRAPMAQKLPTCRECGKTFYRNSQLVFHQRTHTGETYFQCPTCKKAFLRSSDFVKHQRIHTGEKPCKCDYCGKGFSDFSGLRHHEKIHTGEKPYKCPICEKSFIQRSNFNRHQRVHTGEKPYKCSRCGKSFSWSSSLDKHQRSHLGKKPFQ; encoded by the exons ATGCCTGTCGAGCTGGGGCAGGCCCTGGTCCTGCCACCACGGCTGGCGAAGGCCGAGGATGCCCCATTCTCCGAACCAGATGCTGCCCCTCGAGGGGAGCTCTCTAACCCCGAGGCTGCACGCCAGCTTTTCAGGCAGTTTCGTTACCAGGTGATGTCTGGGCCCCAGGAGACGCTGAGACAACTGCGGAAGCTCTGTTTCCAGTGGCTGCGGCCAGAGGTTCACACGAAGGAGCAGATCCTAGAGATTCTCATGTTGGAACAGTTCCTGACCATCCTGCCTGGGGAGATCCAGATGTGGGTGCGGAAACAGTGCCCCGGCAGCGGGGAAGAGGCCGTGACCCTTGTGGAGAGCTTGAAGGGAGACCCCCAGAGACTGTGGCAGTGG ATCAGCATCCAGGTTCTAGGACAGGAAATCTTGTCAGAGAAGATGGAATCTGCAAGTTGCCAAGTGGGGGAAGTAGAACGCCATATTGAAGTGGGGCCTCAGGAACTGGGACTTCAGGACTCACCCTGCGGGCTGCTGGAGCCTCCGAGCCATCCAGTGAAAGAGGAGTCTGACATGGAGCAAGAATTAG TGGTGGCTGCTACCCCGCCTCCTGGCCCACCAGAGGAAAGGCTCATCAGAGACCAGGACTTCGGAGCCTCCTTTCTCCAAGCAGCACCTCTG GAGCAGTGGAGGCACCTGGATTCCACTCAGAAGGAGCAGTACTGGGATCTCATGCTGGAGACCTACGGGAAAATGGTCTCAGGAG GTATTTCCAGTTCCAAGTCTGATCTGACTAATTCAACAGAATATGGGGAAGAGCTGGTGGGACTGCACCTTCCTGTCGGCGAGAAGATCCCAAGACCCACCTGCATAG gagACAGGCAGGAGAATGACAAAGAGAACGTGAATTTGGAAAATTGTAGAGGCCAGGAAGCTTCTGATGTCTCCTGTCAAGCATCAGGTGAGGCTCCTTCTCAGGCTTCCTTGGGTGGCCTCGTCTGTGAGGATGAACCAAGATGCTTTGGAGAAGGGGACAGTCTCCCCGAGGCTCTGGAAAACCTTCAGGGTGAGGGGCCAGCGAGCCAGCTTTCGCCCCACGGAAGGAATTCTGGGAAACAGCACTTGGCTAATCCCCATCCGGAAGAACTGTCCCTGCTGTGgctggaggagaagagagaggcctCTCCAAAAGGGCAGCCGAGAGCCCCCATGGCCCAGAAGCTCCCCACCTGCAGGGAGTGTGGGAAAACCTTTTATAGGAATTCTCAGCTGGTTTTCCACCAAAGAACTCACACCGGAGAGACGTACTTTCAGTGCCCCACCTGCAAAAAAGCCTTTCTACGGAGTTCAGACTTTGTGAAGCATCAGAGGATCCACACGGGAGAGAAGCCTTGTAAATGTGATTACTGTGGGAAAGGCTTTAGCGACTTCTCAGGATTGCGTCACCATGAGAAGATCCACACgggagagaaaccctataaatgtcCCATCTGTGAGAAAAGTTTTATTCAGAGATCCAACTTTAATCGACATCAGAGagttcacacaggagagaaaccttacaagtGTTCCCGCTGCGGGAAGAGTTTCAGCTGGAGCTCGAGCCTTGATAAACATCAAAGATCCCATTTAGGAAAGAAGCCCTTTCAGTAG
- the ZNF18 gene encoding zinc finger protein 18 isoform X2 produces the protein MPVELGQALVLPPRLAKAEDAPFSEPDAAPRGELSNPEAARQLFRQFRYQVMSGPQETLRQLRKLCFQWLRPEVHTKEQILEILMLEQFLTILPGEIQMWVRKQCPGSGEEAVTLVESLKGDPQRLWQWISIQVLGQEILSEKMESASCQVGEVERHIEVGPQELGLQDSPCGLLEPPSHPVKEESDMEQELVVAATPPPGPPEERLIRDQDFGASFLQAAPLWRHLDSTQKEQYWDLMLETYGKMVSGGISSSKSDLTNSTEYGEELVGLHLPVGEKIPRPTCIGDRQENDKENVNLENCRGQEASDVSCQASGEAPSQASLGGLVCEDEPRCFGEGDSLPEALENLQGEGPASQLSPHGRNSGKQHLANPHPEELSLLWLEEKREASPKGQPRAPMAQKLPTCRECGKTFYRNSQLVFHQRTHTGETYFQCPTCKKAFLRSSDFVKHQRIHTGEKPCKCDYCGKGFSDFSGLRHHEKIHTGEKPYKCPICEKSFIQRSNFNRHQRVHTGEKPYKCSRCGKSFSWSSSLDKHQRSHLGKKPFQ, from the exons ATGCCTGTCGAGCTGGGGCAGGCCCTGGTCCTGCCACCACGGCTGGCGAAGGCCGAGGATGCCCCATTCTCCGAACCAGATGCTGCCCCTCGAGGGGAGCTCTCTAACCCCGAGGCTGCACGCCAGCTTTTCAGGCAGTTTCGTTACCAGGTGATGTCTGGGCCCCAGGAGACGCTGAGACAACTGCGGAAGCTCTGTTTCCAGTGGCTGCGGCCAGAGGTTCACACGAAGGAGCAGATCCTAGAGATTCTCATGTTGGAACAGTTCCTGACCATCCTGCCTGGGGAGATCCAGATGTGGGTGCGGAAACAGTGCCCCGGCAGCGGGGAAGAGGCCGTGACCCTTGTGGAGAGCTTGAAGGGAGACCCCCAGAGACTGTGGCAGTGG ATCAGCATCCAGGTTCTAGGACAGGAAATCTTGTCAGAGAAGATGGAATCTGCAAGTTGCCAAGTGGGGGAAGTAGAACGCCATATTGAAGTGGGGCCTCAGGAACTGGGACTTCAGGACTCACCCTGCGGGCTGCTGGAGCCTCCGAGCCATCCAGTGAAAGAGGAGTCTGACATGGAGCAAGAATTAG TGGTGGCTGCTACCCCGCCTCCTGGCCCACCAGAGGAAAGGCTCATCAGAGACCAGGACTTCGGAGCCTCCTTTCTCCAAGCAGCACCTCTG TGGAGGCACCTGGATTCCACTCAGAAGGAGCAGTACTGGGATCTCATGCTGGAGACCTACGGGAAAATGGTCTCAGGAG GTATTTCCAGTTCCAAGTCTGATCTGACTAATTCAACAGAATATGGGGAAGAGCTGGTGGGACTGCACCTTCCTGTCGGCGAGAAGATCCCAAGACCCACCTGCATAG gagACAGGCAGGAGAATGACAAAGAGAACGTGAATTTGGAAAATTGTAGAGGCCAGGAAGCTTCTGATGTCTCCTGTCAAGCATCAGGTGAGGCTCCTTCTCAGGCTTCCTTGGGTGGCCTCGTCTGTGAGGATGAACCAAGATGCTTTGGAGAAGGGGACAGTCTCCCCGAGGCTCTGGAAAACCTTCAGGGTGAGGGGCCAGCGAGCCAGCTTTCGCCCCACGGAAGGAATTCTGGGAAACAGCACTTGGCTAATCCCCATCCGGAAGAACTGTCCCTGCTGTGgctggaggagaagagagaggcctCTCCAAAAGGGCAGCCGAGAGCCCCCATGGCCCAGAAGCTCCCCACCTGCAGGGAGTGTGGGAAAACCTTTTATAGGAATTCTCAGCTGGTTTTCCACCAAAGAACTCACACCGGAGAGACGTACTTTCAGTGCCCCACCTGCAAAAAAGCCTTTCTACGGAGTTCAGACTTTGTGAAGCATCAGAGGATCCACACGGGAGAGAAGCCTTGTAAATGTGATTACTGTGGGAAAGGCTTTAGCGACTTCTCAGGATTGCGTCACCATGAGAAGATCCACACgggagagaaaccctataaatgtcCCATCTGTGAGAAAAGTTTTATTCAGAGATCCAACTTTAATCGACATCAGAGagttcacacaggagagaaaccttacaagtGTTCCCGCTGCGGGAAGAGTTTCAGCTGGAGCTCGAGCCTTGATAAACATCAAAGATCCCATTTAGGAAAGAAGCCCTTTCAGTAG
- the ZNF18 gene encoding zinc finger protein 18 isoform X3 translates to MPVELGQALVLPPRLAKAEDAPFSEPDAAPRGELSNPEAARQLFRQFRYQVMSGPQETLRQLRKLCFQWLRPEVHTKEQILEILMLEQFLTILPGEIQMWVRKQCPGSGEEAVTLVESLKGDPQRLWQWEQWRHLDSTQKEQYWDLMLETYGKMVSGGISSSKSDLTNSTEYGEELVGLHLPVGEKIPRPTCIGDRQENDKENVNLENCRGQEASDVSCQASGEAPSQASLGGLVCEDEPRCFGEGDSLPEALENLQGEGPASQLSPHGRNSGKQHLANPHPEELSLLWLEEKREASPKGQPRAPMAQKLPTCRECGKTFYRNSQLVFHQRTHTGETYFQCPTCKKAFLRSSDFVKHQRIHTGEKPCKCDYCGKGFSDFSGLRHHEKIHTGEKPYKCPICEKSFIQRSNFNRHQRVHTGEKPYKCSRCGKSFSWSSSLDKHQRSHLGKKPFQ, encoded by the exons ATGCCTGTCGAGCTGGGGCAGGCCCTGGTCCTGCCACCACGGCTGGCGAAGGCCGAGGATGCCCCATTCTCCGAACCAGATGCTGCCCCTCGAGGGGAGCTCTCTAACCCCGAGGCTGCACGCCAGCTTTTCAGGCAGTTTCGTTACCAGGTGATGTCTGGGCCCCAGGAGACGCTGAGACAACTGCGGAAGCTCTGTTTCCAGTGGCTGCGGCCAGAGGTTCACACGAAGGAGCAGATCCTAGAGATTCTCATGTTGGAACAGTTCCTGACCATCCTGCCTGGGGAGATCCAGATGTGGGTGCGGAAACAGTGCCCCGGCAGCGGGGAAGAGGCCGTGACCCTTGTGGAGAGCTTGAAGGGAGACCCCCAGAGACTGTGGCAGTGG GAGCAGTGGAGGCACCTGGATTCCACTCAGAAGGAGCAGTACTGGGATCTCATGCTGGAGACCTACGGGAAAATGGTCTCAGGAG GTATTTCCAGTTCCAAGTCTGATCTGACTAATTCAACAGAATATGGGGAAGAGCTGGTGGGACTGCACCTTCCTGTCGGCGAGAAGATCCCAAGACCCACCTGCATAG gagACAGGCAGGAGAATGACAAAGAGAACGTGAATTTGGAAAATTGTAGAGGCCAGGAAGCTTCTGATGTCTCCTGTCAAGCATCAGGTGAGGCTCCTTCTCAGGCTTCCTTGGGTGGCCTCGTCTGTGAGGATGAACCAAGATGCTTTGGAGAAGGGGACAGTCTCCCCGAGGCTCTGGAAAACCTTCAGGGTGAGGGGCCAGCGAGCCAGCTTTCGCCCCACGGAAGGAATTCTGGGAAACAGCACTTGGCTAATCCCCATCCGGAAGAACTGTCCCTGCTGTGgctggaggagaagagagaggcctCTCCAAAAGGGCAGCCGAGAGCCCCCATGGCCCAGAAGCTCCCCACCTGCAGGGAGTGTGGGAAAACCTTTTATAGGAATTCTCAGCTGGTTTTCCACCAAAGAACTCACACCGGAGAGACGTACTTTCAGTGCCCCACCTGCAAAAAAGCCTTTCTACGGAGTTCAGACTTTGTGAAGCATCAGAGGATCCACACGGGAGAGAAGCCTTGTAAATGTGATTACTGTGGGAAAGGCTTTAGCGACTTCTCAGGATTGCGTCACCATGAGAAGATCCACACgggagagaaaccctataaatgtcCCATCTGTGAGAAAAGTTTTATTCAGAGATCCAACTTTAATCGACATCAGAGagttcacacaggagagaaaccttacaagtGTTCCCGCTGCGGGAAGAGTTTCAGCTGGAGCTCGAGCCTTGATAAACATCAAAGATCCCATTTAGGAAAGAAGCCCTTTCAGTAG